The following proteins are encoded in a genomic region of Gemmatimonadota bacterium:
- a CDS encoding type I restriction endonuclease subunit R: MTTDTTERGLEDRICEMLAGRADESGTGDVGERPAAYSAGWRYGDREDYDREYCVDLAQLTAFLVATQPEIAEALSLESDNPTRRRFLARLKSEVGRRGIVDALRNGVKHGPHDIALFYGAPSPGNRRAAALYEQNRFSVTRQLSYSNANKRLALDLALFINGLPVATFELKNSLTKQTVADAVEQYKRDRDPREELFRIGRCLAHFAVDEHEVMFCTHLKGKSSWFLPFNKGWNDGAGNPTNPNGLKTDYLWQEVLTRQSLTDIIENYALLVESADAQTGRRSRTQIWPRYHQLDVVRKLLADAVEKGAGQRYLIQHSAGSGKSNSIAWLAHRLIGLEKGGEMVFDSIIVVTDRIILDRQINDTIRQFAQVGATVGHAENSGDLRRFIGEGKKIIISTVQKFPFILDEIGAEHRGSRFAIIIDEAHSSQGGRTSSAMAQALGDHEDGDDEDTFEDKINRIIEQKRLLTNASYFAFTATPKNKTLELFGTPSPQPDGTTKHRSFHGYAMKQAIEEGFILDVLGNYTPVKSYYHLAKTIEDDPEFDTIKARKKLISYVETHSHAIRLKAEIMVDHFHEQVLAPRKIGGQARAMVVTGGIQMAIEYYHAIRNYLNERNSPDKAIVAFSGEVDYGGERVSESSLNGFPSSQIANKIQEDPYRLLVCADKFQTGYDEPLLHVMYVDKVLSGIKAVQTLSRLNRAHPDKRDTFVLDFYNDAEMIKDAFADYYRTTILADETDPNKLHDLKATLDGRQVYSDEQVHNVVASYLKGDDRGAFDPILDECVAIYRSELDEDGQVEFKGNAKAFVRAYNFLSQVLPYANVEWEQLSIFLNFLVPKLPTPVTEDLSLGIEGAIDMDSYRAEKQATMQILLSDEDAEIDPVPTGGGGHKPEPEMDRLSNILRSFNDLFGDIPWTNEDRIRRMITEDVPKMVDSDSAYRNAREHSDEQNTRIEHDKALEKAIMALLSDDTELYKQYSQNEAFKRWLENSVFELTNR, from the coding sequence ATGACCACTGATACAACTGAACGCGGTTTAGAAGATCGCATTTGCGAGATGTTGGCTGGTAGGGCGGATGAATCGGGTACGGGTGATGTAGGGGAGCGTCCGGCTGCCTATAGCGCGGGTTGGCGTTATGGGGATCGCGAGGATTATGACCGCGAGTATTGCGTGGATCTGGCGCAGTTGACGGCTTTTCTGGTGGCGACGCAGCCGGAGATTGCTGAGGCGCTTTCTCTGGAGAGCGATAATCCAACGCGACGCCGGTTTCTCGCCCGGTTGAAGAGTGAGGTTGGCAGGCGTGGGATTGTCGATGCGCTTCGCAATGGGGTCAAGCACGGGCCGCATGATATTGCGCTTTTTTACGGTGCGCCGTCGCCGGGCAACCGTCGGGCAGCAGCGCTTTACGAGCAGAATCGCTTTTCGGTTACGCGCCAGTTGTCGTATAGCAATGCCAATAAGCGGCTCGCGCTGGATCTTGCGCTGTTTATCAATGGCCTGCCGGTGGCGACTTTTGAGTTAAAAAATAGCCTTACTAAGCAGACGGTGGCAGATGCGGTTGAGCAATACAAACGCGACCGTGATCCGAGGGAGGAACTTTTCCGCATTGGTCGTTGTTTGGCTCATTTCGCGGTGGATGAACACGAGGTGATGTTCTGTACGCATCTCAAGGGTAAGTCGTCCTGGTTTCTGCCTTTTAATAAGGGTTGGAATGACGGTGCTGGCAATCCGACCAATCCCAATGGCCTTAAGACCGATTATTTGTGGCAGGAGGTTCTGACCCGGCAGAGTTTGACGGATATTATCGAGAATTACGCTCTGCTGGTGGAGTCTGCTGACGCGCAGACCGGGCGCAGGTCTCGGACGCAAATTTGGCCGCGCTATCACCAGTTGGATGTGGTGCGGAAGTTACTGGCTGATGCTGTGGAGAAGGGGGCGGGGCAGCGCTATCTCATTCAGCATTCGGCGGGTAGTGGTAAGTCCAATTCTATCGCCTGGTTGGCACACCGTCTCATTGGGCTGGAAAAGGGCGGTGAGATGGTTTTTGATTCGATTATTGTTGTGACTGACCGGATTATTCTGGATAGGCAGATTAACGATACGATTCGGCAGTTCGCGCAAGTGGGGGCGACTGTCGGGCATGCCGAAAATTCTGGCGATCTGCGTCGCTTTATCGGCGAAGGAAAGAAAATTATTATCTCTACGGTGCAGAAGTTTCCGTTTATCCTGGACGAGATTGGCGCAGAACATCGGGGGAGCCGCTTTGCCATCATTATTGACGAAGCGCATTCCAGCCAGGGCGGGCGCACGTCTTCGGCGATGGCGCAGGCTCTGGGCGACCATGAGGACGGGGATGATGAAGATACGTTTGAAGATAAGATTAACCGGATTATTGAGCAAAAGCGTCTGTTGACCAATGCGAGCTATTTTGCTTTTACTGCTACGCCGAAGAATAAGACGCTGGAGTTATTTGGCACACCATCGCCGCAGCCCGATGGCACGACAAAGCATCGGTCTTTCCACGGCTATGCGATGAAACAGGCGATTGAGGAGGGTTTCATTCTGGATGTGCTGGGTAATTATACGCCGGTAAAGAGCTACTACCATCTCGCCAAGACGATAGAAGATGATCCGGAGTTTGATACAATAAAGGCGAGAAAGAAGCTCATCAGCTATGTGGAAACACACAGTCATGCGATTCGCCTCAAAGCGGAGATTATGGTTGACCACTTCCACGAGCAGGTGCTGGCACCGCGCAAAATTGGGGGACAGGCACGGGCTATGGTTGTAACTGGTGGTATTCAGATGGCGATTGAATACTATCACGCTATCCGCAATTACCTGAACGAGCGCAATAGTCCGGACAAAGCTATTGTTGCTTTTTCTGGCGAGGTGGATTACGGAGGTGAGAGGGTGAGTGAATCGTCGTTGAACGGTTTTCCGTCATCGCAAATAGCCAATAAGATTCAGGAAGATCCCTATAGGCTTCTGGTCTGCGCGGATAAGTTTCAGACGGGCTATGATGAGCCTTTGCTGCATGTGATGTACGTGGATAAGGTGCTTTCCGGTATTAAGGCCGTGCAGACTCTTTCGCGTCTCAACCGCGCCCACCCTGATAAGCGCGATACGTTTGTGCTGGATTTCTACAATGACGCTGAGATGATAAAGGATGCTTTTGCTGATTACTACCGCACGACTATTTTAGCGGATGAAACCGATCCGAACAAGTTGCACGATCTCAAGGCCACGCTGGATGGCCGACAGGTTTATTCCGATGAGCAAGTCCACAATGTAGTGGCGTCGTATTTGAAGGGCGATGACCGTGGGGCTTTTGATCCCATTCTGGATGAGTGTGTGGCGATCTATCGCAGTGAACTGGATGAGGATGGGCAGGTTGAATTTAAGGGGAATGCCAAAGCCTTTGTACGCGCATACAACTTTTTGTCTCAGGTGCTTCCCTACGCGAATGTGGAGTGGGAACAGCTTTCCATTTTTCTGAATTTTCTCGTTCCCAAGTTGCCGACGCCCGTTACTGAAGATTTGTCGCTGGGTATTGAGGGTGCTATTGATATGGATAGCTATCGCGCGGAGAAACAGGCGACGATGCAAATTCTGCTGTCCGATGAGGATGCCGAGATCGATCCGGTGCCCACAGGTGGTGGCGGTCATAAGCCAGAGCCGGAAATGGACCGGCTTTCCAATATTCTCCGGTCGTTCAACGATCTTTTTGGGGATATTCCGTGGACCAATGAAGACCGCATTCGCAGGATGATTACCGAGGATGTTCCGAAGATGGTTGATTCGGATAGTGCCTATCGCAATGCGCGAGAACATTCAGATGAGCAGAATACGCGCATTGAACACGATAAGGCGTTGGAGAAAGCGATTATGGCTCTGCTCTCGGACGATACTGAACTTTACAAGCAGTATTCCCAGAATGAAGCGTTTAAGCGTTGGCTGGAAAATAGCGTGTTTGAACTGACCAATCGCTAA
- a CDS encoding HAD family hydrolase: protein MGYTAQVREFTMACNDALPAHPQNMTTEGIAFIRQMVNDEMDELMDAQTVTEQADALVDAIYYICDFAVRNGINLDPLFDIVHNANMQKVVNGKVIRREDGKILKPEGWEDPAPKLIREMTRQAREGGFDKK from the coding sequence ATGGGATACACTGCTCAAGTGCGCGAATTTACAATGGCCTGTAACGACGCCCTGCCAGCGCATCCGCAAAACATGACAACAGAAGGCATCGCATTCATAAGACAAATGGTCAACGATGAAATGGACGAATTAATGGACGCGCAAACCGTCACAGAACAGGCTGACGCGCTCGTCGATGCAATTTACTACATCTGCGATTTTGCCGTACGAAACGGCATCAACCTCGACCCACTCTTCGACATCGTCCACAATGCAAACATGCAAAAAGTCGTAAACGGGAAAGTCATTCGCCGAGAAGACGGCAAAATACTCAAACCCGAAGGATGGGAAGACCCCGCCCCCAAACTCATCCGGGAAATGACCCGCCAAGCGCGTGAAGGTGGATTTGACAAAAAATAG
- a CDS encoding LL-diaminopimelate aminotransferase: MASINANYDKLAAGYLFPEIARRTQTFLDAHPEVSVMRLGIGNTTEPLTRSVIAGLHDAVDQMAHVETYRGYADGGEGEPEMREALAKRYAKYGVELDASEVFVSDGAKSDSANIQSIFGMDNVIAVQDPAYPVYVDSNVIAGRTGEAVNDQYEGLVYMPCTEENGFMPEVPDEKVDLIYICSPNNPTGAVATRAQLQAFVDYAIEHRAVIIYDAAYAGYISDADLPRTIYEVEGAKSCAIEINSFSKDTGFTGVRLGWTIVPMDLVVEDAEAGKLNTLWGRRQNTFFNGASNIVQLGALSVFTEEGERECQEMIAYYMENARIIRAGLRRIGLTVFGGVHAPYLWLKTPNGMSSWDFFDKLLSETHVVGTPGSGFGPAGEGYFRLSSFGHREDVERAVASIQANLKI, translated from the coding sequence ATGGCGAGTATTAATGCAAATTACGACAAATTGGCTGCGGGATATTTGTTTCCCGAGATTGCGCGGCGGACGCAGACTTTTCTCGATGCGCATCCAGAGGTGTCCGTGATGCGGTTGGGTATTGGCAATACGACCGAGCCGCTGACGAGGAGCGTGATTGCCGGTTTGCACGATGCGGTGGATCAGATGGCGCATGTGGAGACGTATCGCGGCTATGCCGATGGCGGAGAGGGTGAGCCTGAGATGCGGGAGGCTCTGGCGAAGCGCTATGCAAAGTACGGGGTTGAACTCGATGCATCTGAGGTTTTTGTGAGCGATGGCGCCAAGTCGGATTCGGCGAATATCCAGTCGATTTTTGGTATGGATAATGTGATTGCTGTGCAGGATCCGGCGTATCCGGTATATGTCGATAGCAATGTGATTGCCGGGCGGACGGGTGAGGCGGTGAACGATCAGTACGAGGGACTGGTTTATATGCCGTGTACAGAAGAGAATGGTTTTATGCCCGAGGTGCCGGATGAAAAGGTGGATTTGATCTATATTTGCAGCCCGAATAATCCTACGGGTGCCGTGGCAACGCGAGCGCAGCTTCAGGCGTTTGTGGATTATGCGATAGAACACAGGGCGGTGATTATTTACGATGCGGCTTATGCCGGGTATATTTCGGATGCGGATTTGCCGCGAACGATTTACGAGGTTGAAGGGGCAAAGTCCTGTGCGATTGAGATCAATAGTTTTTCCAAAGATACCGGGTTTACGGGTGTGCGCCTGGGGTGGACTATTGTGCCGATGGATCTGGTGGTAGAAGATGCAGAGGCGGGTAAGTTGAATACGCTGTGGGGCAGGCGTCAAAATACGTTTTTTAATGGTGCTTCTAATATTGTGCAATTGGGTGCTTTGTCGGTGTTTACAGAAGAAGGCGAGCGAGAGTGCCAGGAGATGATTGCGTATTATATGGAAAATGCGCGCATTATTCGGGCGGGGCTGAGGCGTATTGGGCTGACGGTTTTCGGCGGTGTACACGCGCCTTATTTGTGGCTCAAGACCCCGAATGGTATGTCGTCGTGGGACTTTTTTGACAAGTTGTTATCAGAAACCCATGTTGTGGGTACGCCGGGTTCGGGTTTTGGTCCTGCTGGCGAAGGTTATTTTCGTTTGAGTTCGTTTGGACATCGAGAAGATGTCGAGCGGGCAGTGGCGAGTATTCAGGCGAATTTGAAGATTTGA